The Streptomyces sp. NBC_00335 DNA window TCGAGCTCCAGCTGCTGGACGCCCAGGGCTGCGTCCTCGTCGAGGACGTCACCGTGCCCGTCGCCCTGCCGCCCTTCGACAACAGCTCGATGGACGGGTACGCCGTCCGGACCGCCGATGTCCAGGGCGCCAGCGAGGAGTTCCCCGCGGTGCTGACGGTCATCGGGGACGTGGCGGCCGGCGACGGCGAGCTGCCGACCGTGGGCCCCGGCCAGGCCGCCCGCATCATGACCGGCGCCCCGCTGCCCCCCGGCGCGGAAGCCGTCGTACCGGTCGAGTGGACCGACGGCGGCACGGGCGGCGGCGCCGCCACCGGAATGACCCCCGCCAGCGAGTCGCCCGAGGGCGCCGCCGGCGAGGTACGGGTCCACCGGCCCGCCGAGGCACGCGCGCACGTCCGCGCCCGCGGCAGCGACGTACAGGCCGGTGACCTCGCGCTCGCCGCGGGCACCGTCCTCGGGCCGCCGCAGATCGCCCTGCTGGCCGCCATCGGGCGGGGCACCGTACGGGTGCGTCCGCGCCCGCGCGTGGTCGTCCTGTCCACCGGCAGTGAACTGGTCCAGCCCGGCGAGGCCCTCACGGCCGGCACGATCTACGACTCCAACAGCTTCGCCCTGGCCGCCGCGGCGCGGGACGCCGGGGCCATCGCCTACCGGGTCGGAGCCGTCGCCGACGACGCCGACACCCTGCGCTCCACCATCGAGGACCAACTCATCCGGGCCGACCTGCTGGTCACCACCGGAGGGGTCAGCGTCGGCGCGTACGACGTGGTCAAGGAGGCCCTCACGGCCGTCTCCACGGGCGATGACGAGGTCGACGGCGCCGGCATCGACTTCCGCAAGCTCGCCATGCAGCCCGGCAAGCCCCAGGGCTTCGGCACCATCGGCCCCGACCACACCCCGCTGCTGGCCCTGCCCGGAAACCCGGTCTCCTCCTACGTCTCCTTCGAGCTGTTCGTGCGCCCCGCGATCCGAGCCCTCATGGGCCTGCCCGCCTCCGAGGTCAGCCGCCCGAGCGTGCGCGCGGTGCTCGAGGCGGACAAGGCGATCGGCTCCCCGGCGGGTCGCCGGCAGTTCCTGCGCGGCAAGTACGACGCGGAGTCCGGCACGGTCAGCCCGGTCGGCGGAGCGGGCTCGCACCTGATCGCCGCGCTGGCGCACGCCGACTCGCTGATGGTCGTACCGGAGGACGTCACCTCGGTGGAGCCCGGGGCCGAGCTGGAAGTGGTCCTGCTCGGCTGAGGTCCGGCGGATGCGGGTAGCGTGTTGCACCACACAGGCCCTTGCGGGGCCCGGACGGGAGCGGCACGCAGATATGAGTACGCAGAGCAGCGCCGGCGGCCCCGCCGGCACCAGGCTGACGCACATCGACGAGGCCGGCGCGGCCCGGATGGTCGACGTCTCGGCGAAGGACGTCACCACCCGGACGGCGCGGGCCAGCGGCCGCGTGCTCGTCTCTCCCCGGGTCATCGAACTGCTGCGGGGCGAGGGCGTGCCCAAGGGCGACGCCCTCGCCACCGCGCGGATCGCCGGGATCATGGGGGCGAAGAAGACCCCCGACCTGATCCCGCTGTGCCACCCGCTGGCCGTCTCCGGGGTGAAGGTGGACCTGAAGGTCACCGACGACGCCGTCGAGATCCTCGCCACCGTCAAGACCGCCGACCGTACGGGCGTCGAGATGGAGGCGCTGACCGCCGTCGCGGTCGCCGGGCTCACCGTCATCGACATGGTCAAGGCCGTCGACAAGGGCGCGGTCATCACCGACGTGCGGGTCGAGGAGAAGACGGGCGGCAAGTCCGGCGACTGGGCGCGCTCGTGAACGCCCCGCGCGGCGGCGAGGTCCACAGCCACGCCCACGCCCCTGCCCGGGAGGCGGACCCGGTGACGGCGGGAGCCCCCGTGCCGCGCGCACTGGTGGTCACGGCCTCGAACCGTGCCTCGCAGGGCGTGTACGCGGACAAGGGCGGCCCGGTGCTCGCCGAGGGCCTGCGCGCGCTCGGCTTCGCGGTGGACGGCCCGCGCGTGGTCCCCGACGGCGACCCCGTGGAGGCGGCCCTGCGCGAGGGCGTGGCCGCCGGGTACGACGTCATCCTGACCACCGGCGGCACCGGCATCTCGCCGACCGACCGGACCCCCGACGCCACCGCCCGGGTACTGGACTACGAGATCCCGGGCATCCCGCAGGCCATCCGGGCCGAGTCCCTGGCGAAGGTGCCCACCGCGGCCCTGTCCCGGGGCCTGGCGGGCGTCGCCGGACACACCCTGATCGTGAACCTGCCCGGTTCCACGGGCGGGGTCCGCGACGGGATCGCGGTCCTGTCCCGGGTCCTGCTGCACGCCGTCGACCAGATCCGCGGCGGCGACCACCCTCGTCCCGAGGGCAGACCGCCGGGGAGCGCGAGCTGAACGGCCCCACCTGGCCGGTGGTGCTGGCGGACGGCGATGTCACGCTCCGGCCGATAAGGCTGCGGGACCAGGCCGCCTGGCGCGAGGTCAACCGCCGCAACCGCGACTGGCTCCGGCCGTGGGAGGCGACCATTCCGCCGCCCGCGCCCTGGGGGCCGGTGATCCAGCGGCCGACGTACCGCCAGATGGTGCGCCACCTGCGGGCGGAGGCGAACGCGGGGCGCATGCTGCCGTTCGTCATCGAGTACCAGGGCCGCCTGGTGGGCCAGCTGACGGTCGCCGGGATCACCTGGGGCTCGATGTGCGCGGGCCACGTCGGCTACTGGGTGGACCGGGACGTGGCGGGCCGCGGCGTGATGCCGACGGCGGTCGCGCTGGCGGTGGACCACTGCTTCGCCAAGGTCGGGCTGCACCGGATCGAGGTGTGCATCCGGCCGGAGAACGGTCCGAGCCGGCGGGTGGTGGAGAAGCTCGGCTTCCGCGAGGAGGGACTGCGCCCGCGGTACCTGCACATCGACGGGGCCTGGCGCGATCACCTCGTGTACGCGCTGACTACGGAGGAAGTGCGCGAGGGGCTGTTGCACCGCTGGCACCGCGAACGTCATCCGCACGGTCCCGACACGCCGCCCGGACAATAGGAATCCGATATCTGTTCGAATTCCTTCGCTCAATGACCGATTCGCCCATAACCTGATCCGAAGAATCACAAAAAAAGTCCGTGATATCAGCGAGATCGTGCGACACGCCGTCCCAATTGGCGGATCCGCCCGGCCGCGCCCCTCTACGGTGTGGGGTGTGAGCAGCAGCGGCCTCATCTACGCAGTCATTGTCGGGGCCTGGGCCGCCTACTTGGTGCCCATGTGGCTCCGGAGGCAGGACGAGCTGAACGAAGCCCGTCCGACGGAACGCTTCTCCACCGCCATCCGGCTGCTTTCCGGCCGGGCGGGAATGGAGCGCCGTTACGCCAAGGGACTGCGTGAGCGCGGTGACGAGGAGGCGCAGCCCCAGCCCCCCGCGGACCCGGACGCCGCGACGGAAACGGTGAAACCCGTGGACGCCGCCGACGCCCGGGCGGTCGTCGTGCCCCCGCCGACCCGGTCCGAGCCGAGATCGGCCGCCTCCGAGCGGGCCGACCGCGCGGAGCGGGCCCGCCGCGAGCAGCGCCTGGTCGTCCTGGCCCGCCGCCGGCGCACCACCGCGCTGCTCTTCCTGATCTTCACCCTCGGCGCGGTGTCCGCCGCCGTCGGCGGACTCCAGTACCTGTGGGCCCCGGCCGTGCCCGCCCTGCTGCTGAGCACGTACATCGTGCACCTGCGGGTCCAGGAGCGACGCCGCTACGAGTTCACGATGGACCGGCGGCGCGCCGAGGCGGCCGCCCGCCACCTGCGCGAGAACCGCCCGCGCCGCCGCCACTCCGAAGATGCCGCCGCGGCCGGCTCCGACCCGGACCCCGCGCCACCCGTCTCCCCGCAGGAGGCCGGCCGGCGCGCCCTGGTCGAGCAGACCGACCACGCGGAGTGGGTGGACCAGCAGCGCGAGCGCGAGCGCGGCCCCGCCCGCGGTGACAGCTGGGAGCCCGTCCCGGTGCCGCTGCCGACGTACGTGACGGCCCCGGTCGCCCCGCGCGCCACCGGTCCGGCCACCCCGGACCCCTGGAGCGCGGCCCGCTCCAGCACGGCCGAGCCGACCGAACCCCGCCTGCGCGCCCAGCCGGCGCCCCCGTCGACCCCGTCGCCGCGGCACCGTCCGCGCGACGCGGCCCGTACCCCCCTCTTCGACCAGTACGAGGGCGACGAGCGCCCGCGCGCCGCGAACGAGTGATCGATGACCTGCGCGGACGCTCCCCGATACCGGTTTTGGAGCACCCGCGAGGGGATGCTAATGTTTCACACGTCGCAAGGGCCTGTGGCGCAGTCTGGTAGCGCACCTCGTTCGCATCGAGGGGGTCTGGGGTTCAAATCCCCACAGGTCCACAAACGACAGTTCACGGGTTGCTCCCGGGAACGTCATGAGATCCCGTCCGGTCGGAAGACCGGGCGGGATTTTTTGCGTTCGGGTCAGGAATCGCTTCCGGAGCCGCCGCCGCCGAAGCCGCTGAAGTCGCCACCGCTGCCGCAGCTTCCGCTGCCGTCGCGGTCCAGGGCCGGGGGGCGGGGCCTGAGGCGGTCCAGGACCGTCGGGGTGCGGGTGCCGGTGATCAGGCCCCGCAGCAGCCGGTCCTCGATGGCGGAGGGGCCCTGGAGGACGTACGCGGGGTGCGCGGCCGCCGACTTGGCCTCGGCGAGCAGCAGGCGGCCGGCGCGGGTGGGGCGGTGGCGGAAGCGGGTGAGGAGACCGAGGGCGCGGAGCCGGCGCCCGATCTCCGCGGTCTCCGGGGCCCCGCGCACGGCCGCGATCGCGGCAGGGACGCCGCGCCCGCGCGAGCAGAACGCCGTGAGCACCGCTTCGACCGGGTGACGGGCGGGCGGTGCGGGCGCGGTCGCGCGGACGCGGGGGCCGGTGATGGTCAGCGCGCCGAGGTCGCGCAGGGCGATCAGCGCGGTTTCGGCGACGCGTTGGGGTCCGCCGGCCAGGTGGGCCAGTTCGTAGACGCTCGGATCCGTGCGCATGGGCCCCCCGTTGGGTCATGGTGACGTCCTCGGCCCAGTGTGGGCGCGGTGCCCGGCGGATGGACCGTGGTGGTGGGGAGTTCAGAGGCAGATCTGAGGTTCCGGGCCGAGCGGGCCGGGCCGGGGGGCCGACCCGAGGGGTCCGGGCCGGGGGGATCCGGATCAGGCTTCCGGGTTCAGGGGCTTCGTCATGCAGCGGCTGGAGTCGTGGAAGCGGTAGTGCCCGAACTTGGCGTCCGTCAGGGTGTAGCCCTCGGAGAGGTAGAGGGCGATGGCCTCCGGCTGCTGGTCGCCGGTTTCCAGGGCCATGCGCACGCGGCCGGCCGCGCGGGCGTCCGCTTCGAGGGCGGCGAGGATGCGGCGGGCCAGGCCCAGGCCGCGGGCCTCGGGGACCACGTACATGCGCTTCAGCTCGGCGTCGCCGTCGGCGTAGCCCTCGTCGTTCGCCTCGTGGCCGCGCCAGCCGCCGCTGGCGATCGGGGTGCCCGAAGCGTCGTAGGCGAGGAGGTAGAGGCCCCTCGGCGGGGCGAACATCGCCGGGTCGAGGAAGGTTTCGTCGCCCTCGCCCTCGTAGCGCTCCTGGTATTCGATCTGCACTTGGTCGTTGAGCTTGACCGCGTCCGGGTCGTCGTACGACACGGCGCGGAGCTGGATCTCCTGAGACATCCGAACAGCCTACGGAACGCTCCGGCTATCGTGCAGGGATGTTCTCTGTGACCTCCGTGAATGTGAATGGGATCCGCGCCGCCGCCAAGAAGGGGTTCTCCCCGTGGCTCGCCGGGTCCGACGCCGACGTCGTCTGCCTGCAGGAAGTGCGGGCCGAGGAGGGGCAGATTCCGGACGAGGTGCGGGCGCCCGAGGGGTGGCACACCGTGTTCGCGCCGGCCGCCGCCAAGGGGCGGGCCGGGGTCGCGCTCTACACGCGGCGGGAGCCGGAGCGGGTGCAGGTCGGATTCGGGAGCGAGGAGTTCGACGACAGCGGGCGGTACCTGGAGATCGACCTGCCGGGTGTGACCGTCGCCAGCCTCTACCTGCCCTCCGGGGAGGCCGGGACCGAGAAGCAGGACGAGAAGTACCGGTTCATGGGCGAGTTCCTCACCTACCTGCAGGAGCTCAAGGTGCGGGCCGCCGCGGACGGCCGGGAGGTCGTCGTCTGCGGTGACTGGAACATCTGCCACCAGGAAGCCGACCTGAAGAACTGGAAGACCAACCGGAAGAACGCCGGCTTCCTGCCCGAGGAGCGGGAGTGGCTCGGGCAGGTGTACGACACCGCCGGGTACGTGGACGTGGTGCGGAGCCTGCACCCGGACACCGAGGGGCCGTACTCCTGGTGGTCCTACCGGGGGCGGGCCTT harbors:
- a CDS encoding TIGR04222 domain-containing membrane protein — encoded protein: MRTDPSVYELAHLAGGPQRVAETALIALRDLGALTITGPRVRATAPAPPARHPVEAVLTAFCSRGRGVPAAIAAVRGAPETAEIGRRLRALGLLTRFRHRPTRAGRLLLAEAKSAAAHPAYVLQGPSAIEDRLLRGLITGTRTPTVLDRLRPRPPALDRDGSGSCGSGGDFSGFGGGGSGSDS
- a CDS encoding GNAT family N-acetyltransferase, coding for MSQEIQLRAVSYDDPDAVKLNDQVQIEYQERYEGEGDETFLDPAMFAPPRGLYLLAYDASGTPIASGGWRGHEANDEGYADGDAELKRMYVVPEARGLGLARRILAALEADARAAGRVRMALETGDQQPEAIALYLSEGYTLTDAKFGHYRFHDSSRCMTKPLNPEA
- a CDS encoding GNAT family N-acetyltransferase → MVLADGDVTLRPIRLRDQAAWREVNRRNRDWLRPWEATIPPPAPWGPVIQRPTYRQMVRHLRAEANAGRMLPFVIEYQGRLVGQLTVAGITWGSMCAGHVGYWVDRDVAGRGVMPTAVALAVDHCFAKVGLHRIEVCIRPENGPSRRVVEKLGFREEGLRPRYLHIDGAWRDHLVYALTTEEVREGLLHRWHRERHPHGPDTPPGQ
- a CDS encoding MogA/MoaB family molybdenum cofactor biosynthesis protein, with the protein product MTAGAPVPRALVVTASNRASQGVYADKGGPVLAEGLRALGFAVDGPRVVPDGDPVEAALREGVAAGYDVILTTGGTGISPTDRTPDATARVLDYEIPGIPQAIRAESLAKVPTAALSRGLAGVAGHTLIVNLPGSTGGVRDGIAVLSRVLLHAVDQIRGGDHPRPEGRPPGSAS
- a CDS encoding exodeoxyribonuclease III; the protein is MFSVTSVNVNGIRAAAKKGFSPWLAGSDADVVCLQEVRAEEGQIPDEVRAPEGWHTVFAPAAAKGRAGVALYTRREPERVQVGFGSEEFDDSGRYLEIDLPGVTVASLYLPSGEAGTEKQDEKYRFMGEFLTYLQELKVRAAADGREVVVCGDWNICHQEADLKNWKTNRKNAGFLPEEREWLGQVYDTAGYVDVVRSLHPDTEGPYSWWSYRGRAFDNDAGWRIDLQVATPGLAAKAVKAFVERAETHPERWSDHAPVTVVYELGV
- the moaC gene encoding cyclic pyranopterin monophosphate synthase MoaC; protein product: MSTQSSAGGPAGTRLTHIDEAGAARMVDVSAKDVTTRTARASGRVLVSPRVIELLRGEGVPKGDALATARIAGIMGAKKTPDLIPLCHPLAVSGVKVDLKVTDDAVEILATVKTADRTGVEMEALTAVAVAGLTVIDMVKAVDKGAVITDVRVEEKTGGKSGDWARS
- the glp gene encoding molybdotransferase-like divisome protein Glp yields the protein MSKPDAPQDGHSQRLWSVDEHLADVLGTVRPLEPIELQLLDAQGCVLVEDVTVPVALPPFDNSSMDGYAVRTADVQGASEEFPAVLTVIGDVAAGDGELPTVGPGQAARIMTGAPLPPGAEAVVPVEWTDGGTGGGAATGMTPASESPEGAAGEVRVHRPAEARAHVRARGSDVQAGDLALAAGTVLGPPQIALLAAIGRGTVRVRPRPRVVVLSTGSELVQPGEALTAGTIYDSNSFALAAAARDAGAIAYRVGAVADDADTLRSTIEDQLIRADLLVTTGGVSVGAYDVVKEALTAVSTGDDEVDGAGIDFRKLAMQPGKPQGFGTIGPDHTPLLALPGNPVSSYVSFELFVRPAIRALMGLPASEVSRPSVRAVLEADKAIGSPAGRRQFLRGKYDAESGTVSPVGGAGSHLIAALAHADSLMVVPEDVTSVEPGAELEVVLLG
- the sepX gene encoding divisome protein SepX/GlpR; protein product: MSSSGLIYAVIVGAWAAYLVPMWLRRQDELNEARPTERFSTAIRLLSGRAGMERRYAKGLRERGDEEAQPQPPADPDAATETVKPVDAADARAVVVPPPTRSEPRSAASERADRAERARREQRLVVLARRRRTTALLFLIFTLGAVSAAVGGLQYLWAPAVPALLLSTYIVHLRVQERRRYEFTMDRRRAEAAARHLRENRPRRRHSEDAAAAGSDPDPAPPVSPQEAGRRALVEQTDHAEWVDQQRERERGPARGDSWEPVPVPLPTYVTAPVAPRATGPATPDPWSAARSSTAEPTEPRLRAQPAPPSTPSPRHRPRDAARTPLFDQYEGDERPRAANE